GATCAACAAGATAGACTAAAGATTAGACATTATGAGCGATATTCGAAAAAAGCTCGATAAGAAATTATTACGGAAATTTATCACCATTTCGGTAGAGCTTACAGAGTGTTTTTAAGTAAAACACTGCTATTTACGATGTTATCTTAAGGGCAATTAGCAGCGTATATTTTGCATATCAATCGGTATATAAATCGGGAAAATGAAACTTTGCCATGGCTAATGTAAGCGCGACTTCATAAACACTTTGTCTAGAAGCATGATTAAGAGTAAGCAGACCAATCGCCCCCCCTTTTTGTTTCACATTGGTGGTATTAAATAACTTATCCATAACAGGGCCTAGTTCTTCGCCCCGCTGTAATGCTTGATACACGCTAACGGGTAACGGCAAGTTGGCACTTCGGCCTATCGACATGCGTCCGCCGTTATAAATCGCCACGTAAGCAAAGGTAGCAGGACCATCTTCGAATACATCAACGCCACCTTCAATAGCCACATACCACGAATCGTTTGTCTCGTCTTTGTGCATATCAATAAGTGCTTTTACCCGGTTTACCGCGCCTAGCCGCGTTTCTTCTTCGCTCATTGGCTGCTCAGATACCCCACTAGGCACG
The nucleotide sequence above comes from Alteromonas naphthalenivorans. Encoded proteins:
- the yjjX gene encoding inosine/xanthosine triphosphatase, which produces MLSKLFVGSKNPVKVNAAHITLSITLEQDFDVYEVGVPSGVSEQPMSEEETRLGAVNRVKALIDMHKDETNDSWYVAIEGGVDVFEDGPATFAYVAIYNGGRMSIGRSANLPLPVSVYQALQRGEELGPVMDKLFNTTNVKQKGGAIGLLTLNHASRQSVYEVALTLAMAKFHFPDLYTD